The sequence below is a genomic window from Ipomoea triloba cultivar NCNSP0323 chromosome 10, ASM357664v1.
TTCTTAGCAGGTTGTTCTTTATTGGGTGGCCTTTGTAACAACTCTGCCTTGTTCACGAGAGCATCACCTAAGATTATATCCAATGATTTATTCACACAGGTTCCTCTGCTCTATTGTCCTTTTTATCTTTTCCAACTTTATCTGTGATATATCATGATTGTTGGGTTCTGAATAGTCAttgttagtatatgtatttattacaAATGTCAGTATGATACACTATCCCAAAGGCTAAAGCATTTGATCTTTTAATGGATGATTGTTAGAAATTTAGAACTACATAGTAATACATACTTTAAGAATCTCATGTCTGAAACAAAAAagattattaagaaaaaaaaaaggatacaTGCTCGGCTGCCTTAATAGTTTATAGTTTGCCCTGATACTGCAAGATGGACTCTCTGGACTGAGCTGTTACAATTACTCAACCAACCTCACAAAATAACAGTAAATCAGTCAATAATAAATTGTATGCCTATATATATCTTCATTTTAATGATATTAATAAGAATTTCAAACTTCTGAAAAGCAAATGTGTCAATAGTTAGAACATCATTTGTTCCATACTTCCATCAGACTAATAACAGTGAGTCTTCATATCATGACACTTGTTTCATGCATCTTGCTGATAGTAGTGAGTTCTTATTGCTTCACTTTCTTTAATCAAGAATTTTTTGCTTACTTGAAGCTGCATTACCATTGTAGTGTTTGTTATTAACGGATGTAATGACGAGTGTTTAAAATTAGATAgttaaattaatttgattgcCTATTTTTCATCAAGAAAAGGCAACTACACACCTTTATTTAAGCTGTGAGTAAAGCTATATGATTCTTTTTCCCCTTTCAGCAACTAAGAACTTTTATACAAATGAGGACCAACCTCAAAGTGGTAGACAATTCGGGTGCGAAAAGAGTTATGTGCATACAAGCATTGAAGGGCAAGAAAGGAGCAAGGCTGGGGGATACAATAGTTTGCTCAGTAAAGGAAGCGCAGCCAGGTGGGAAAGTGAAGAAAGGAGAGGTTCACTACGGCGTAGTTGTTCGTGCTGCAATGCCAAGGGGCCGCTGTGATGGGAGCGAAGTGAAGTTTGACGACAACGCTGTGGTGCTTATCAACAAGCACGGAGAGCCAATCGGTACCAGAGTTTTCGGTCCCGTTCCCCACGAGCTTAGGAaaaagaagcacatcaagatTCTCAGCCTCGCAGAGCACATTGCCTGAGGTACATAGATACTCTGGCTGCCATCTCAGAGATGATATGTTCATATCCTGTGCTGTGCTGTGCTACTTTGGAATAGGTCTTAGTACAAGCTAGTCTACTTTTTGCTAGGGTCTGGGGTTGAATAGGTACACTATTTTACCCATGTTACCAGTTTGGGTATTTTCGGTTTCCAAATCAAAATTGTTGCCTTTTTCACAAACAAGCTTTACAAATTGTACGGAGTAACTGCTGCAATACTGCATggttttacttttgttttgttttgtttttttttttttaaaaaaattttgtttttgttttttatacaTTAGGTTTCCGAGCTTTAAGTAAGATAAATTTTAAGCCCCAGGAACCACTTTAGATATTGAATACCAAAGTGTTTTATACAATATTCTTATTTTgtggaaatattattttaaagggTAAATGACTTGAGACTTGTGTGACCAATTAAAACTACTCGATTTATGAAATTTACTAAAAGGTCGTTTGGTAGCCACTGACCATTAAGAGCACCTTTAGTGGtgaaagggttttttttttttttttttccaaattcttTTAGGACCTTATAGGCTTCTAGTCCAAAATATGGGACAATACAACATATTTATTAACTCTACTAGTATTTTATACgcgcgaaaacttatgcccaatattaaaatattaataaatacaaataattacaatgtataattcaaattatatatacacaaataatatatgtattttatacacacatatatgatttaccattaatagaaatttaattaaaatataatcaaccattaaa
It includes:
- the LOC116031365 gene encoding 50S ribosomal protein HLP, mitochondrial-like isoform X1; amino-acid sequence: MAASSSRLRRAGCSLLGGLCNNSALFTRASPKIISNDLFTQQLRTFIQMRTNLKVVDNSGAKRVMCIQALKGKKGARLGDTIVCSVKEAQPGGKVKKGEVHYGVVVRAAMPRGRCDGSEVKFDDNAVVLINKHGEPIGTRVFGPVPHELRKKKHIKILSLAEHIA
- the LOC116031365 gene encoding 50S ribosomal protein HLP, mitochondrial-like isoform X2 yields the protein MAASSSRLRRGCSLLGGLCNNSALFTRASPKIISNDLFTQQLRTFIQMRTNLKVVDNSGAKRVMCIQALKGKKGARLGDTIVCSVKEAQPGGKVKKGEVHYGVVVRAAMPRGRCDGSEVKFDDNAVVLINKHGEPIGTRVFGPVPHELRKKKHIKILSLAEHIA